The Ahaetulla prasina isolate Xishuangbanna chromosome 14, ASM2864084v1, whole genome shotgun sequence genome segment ccgttgttaaattagcaacacaattgttaagtggatctggcttccccctctGGACTTGGCTtgccaggtcgcaaaagggggatcgcaggaccctgcaaccgtcataaatatgagtcagttgacaagcgccTGGAATTTGTTTGTGTGACCacagggacgctgcaacggtcgtaagtgtgaaaaatggtcataagtcactttttccagtgccattctaactttgaacggtcaataAATAAaccgttataagtcgaggactacctgtagctacaAAGTACCTTCTGCTGGGTAAAATCTATTTTCCCAGAACAGGAATTGGTGATATAAGCTTGCCCTCTtccatctttttccccccaatcaCTCAGTGGAATAGCAGGAATATTCAGCGTTCAATTATCTTATTCATAAATTTTGTTGGCCATATGTACAAAATGTCTTCAGTAAAAGCTAGTTTCTGTTTGAGAATTTTAAAGAAAACTGCAATCTAACCAAAACTGGTTCTGATTATTTAGAGTACGAACGCTTGAGAAAGTACCACTAAGATTCCACCGACAAGAATACAAGTTTCTCTCGCTGTGATCAGTCAACCACAAGCAACTGACCTCTGTATTTCTCTTACAAAGTGTCAAATGTACGCTGAgaccaataataaaataattcaatcTGTGTCTGGTAGAACTTATTTCAAATGCTAGAAGAAAAGATGAGTGGGAATACAAAAGACctttctttaaaattataaaaagtatGGGAAGATACTACTAGCTTCACCAAGATCTGAAATATTAATCACaatctctctctatataaatatatatatatattgaaatggCAGGTTTTTTACTCTTGAGTCTGGAATGCCAAGAAAATATACACCAATTCAGATTCTCAGAATAATTCAGTTCTGTGACTGGAATGAAGTCTTCCAGACCAAATTAATGACAAAATACTCCGCAGTGGGAATCTTTTAAAGAACGGGTTTTTATAAAGAACTGCAGCTTACTTCTAAAACaggatttgtttttcttgttttcttttttaagcttTCAATTGATTTAAGTATTTTGGATGTCAGAATATTATGTTCCTAGGGAAATTTTGATCGTTTTTAGTAGGCACATGTGATGGCATATAGCTTGGATCGCTTTCAGAATGAAAGGAAAGATTTGATTTTTCCCATTAACCTAACACTGCTTTTCATAATTTGGAGTTTTCTGCCTGCATTTGTTCAGCCATTAAacatgacaattaaaaaaaaacaacttttttctCCTTAAAGTACAAACTATAGATGTGGACAAATACAAACTGGACCCTCTCTTTTTCCTGACAAACAAGATGAATTCCATCGTGAATTAGCCATCGGCCCAGCCTAGACAAGGAACACAAAGATGCAGAACAAAGCAAGAGCTGGGCAGTCGCTCACACACACATTTATCATCTTCTGCCAAGGACTGTTGAAAGAACAGACTAAACATTTTTGAAGGAGAAGCGCCACCCTTTTGAACCAAAAATATCCCTATcccaaatgtttttcttttagaaGGCTTGTGTAATTATGTTTGCTTCTTCAGGCTGTGAacaaggaggcaatatgttgtagccttaaaaattaaaaaaaaaggaaatgccaAAACAAAAAGAGTAGCTGCAGATCAAGTAATCCTTTCACTGGCCAATCCTTTGGTGCAGGTATAAAAAATGGGTAGTTCAGTCATTCAAGATGATACTAGAGAGAATTCGGCtcgtaaagatatatatatataaaaatgctgTGAAGTCCGTTGGTTCATTGCCCACTAAGGAAAGCCAAATGTCCTTTGGTACATCTGTTGGCGTAATGTCCTTTTTCACCGCACTAAGACGACAACAAAAACATTGTTTCTCAAAGTACATATATAACTGGGAGATTTTAATGAATCCTTTAATCTGAATATTCACAATTGAAAagatctttgctttttttttcctaagtaGCCCATTCTGCAAGCTCAGAATTAGAAATGTCAACACCTGcctttttcaaaataataatctAATAGTGAAAATGGACTGTTGCTGTTTTATATCATGTTATTTGCGTTTGGACAGATAGCATACATGTATGTGGGCAGAAAAACTTCACATCCATGTGGCTCGGGCGTGACATTCAAATtgtttccctaccggttttgtgggcatggcttgggggcagtcctgtgactgagtgggtgtggtcaacttgatGTCTCATGGCCgcgtccagtcacatgacccccctcccaagccacacccacagaacccagtaggaaaatGTGTGTATGAGCAAGAGAAGGGCTCATAGCGAATGCTGTGTTCCCACTCCCACCCTCTCCCTCCCAGGGGTCTAAATactttaaagggacaggctgcagcagctccgctgtgaattctctctgctgcatttaacgttgaattctgtggaatatcgagcggCCGGAAGGGCTGAGCAAGTGGCTGGAAAAGGTGAGTGGTCAAGCGTgggcggggtgaaccagtagtgattttTACCGGTTTGGCGAACTGATTCAATTTGTCCCTAGCGGTTTACCCGATCCGGTCGAATTTCACCCGATGTGGCTAAATTTGGCACTGCCATAACTACTAGCGAGAAAGCTATGCCATACAACATGTTTCCACCAAAATGCGGGGATGTGTTCAAGCTAACACTTTGCAGCCCATCTTATTATTAGCCTTCATTCCCCATTGTCTATATTCCGTTACAATCCTATAGATTTCTTAAAAACATTCatgtagggggggaaaaaatacttttctCGCTTTTCACAAAGCAGAGGAGCGTGTCATTTCTCAAATTCCACGTTCCAGGACCGGAGGGGGAATATCCCCATGTTCAAAAGAGTGAAAACATGCATGATTATCGTGTCAGCTGCGGAATTCAGAGTTGGCGAATGGCACTGCAAGAATcggcctcccccttcccccccccccagctccttcTCCTCACGAAACTCGGCCTTAGGCACCTTACCTTATAACAGGTGACTTGTTCCAGGGGGCGTGGGCCTCTGTTCCCTATGCTGTTGTTCTGGGACTGCATGACCCCAATGACCTGTGGGGTCCTCTGTTGGTTGGGGGAAGACTTCTGACTTGTCAGCTGGATAAGAGAGGATGACCTTTGCAATGGCGCGTTGTTGTTTTGCTGGAAAGGGAAAGCAACCCGCACGATACGTATTAACACACCTTAGTAGCAGTTTTCTGTACTCGGACAAAAATCGCAAGTGTTGCCCCAGACTTGTGCCTCGGGCGCCAAAAGCAAGCCACACCTCCCTAAAGGTACCTCATCAGCTTACAGTGTAAGGAAAACATCAGGAATCCTTTCAACCTCCCCCTAAATCTGAGACCTACCATGTGATcagactgccaaaaaaaaaaaaaagctatcagaATCTAGTTGGAAAGGcccttggaaggtcttctagtccaaccccctgctcaagcaggagaccctagaccatttcagacaggtgactacaatctcttaaaaacctccagtgatgaagcacccgcaCCTTCTGGTGCCACTGATTAACTGTCCTCAgtgataggaagtttctccttaattcaagggttttgcttctctcctcgattagcttccacccattgcttcttgtcctgccttctggtgctttggagactaatttgaccccctcctctttgtggcaggaatattgctatcatgtcaccccggtccttcttttctctagactggccatacccaaatcctgcatgcTTGAGACAAGAAGTGAAGAAAGGTGCCTATATTAAACGTTTCCAATGCTCTATTCCCCTCagaggagaataataataatatcttccTGTACAGTGTTAGAATCCTGAGGCAATTTGATTGTAGTATTATCTGTGGTTTTGGCCTATGCTTGCAGTGCCCTTAATTAAAAGCACCCAATAAAattactcctcttcctcctctatgAATGTCAGTGGTCCATTCTTTTCCCCTTCTGCAAATCAAGTGCCACTATAACAGGAGAAGCATCTCTAGCATCAACAAATGCATACACACTGAACTATTCAAACAGACTCAGTTCTCTTTTAAATGAAATTCAAAGGAGGTGAATCGGCAAGGTACCGAAGCAGCTGAAAGGGATGGCTTACTTTTTGTTGTGGCTGTGTTGGGGGCGGCAGTGGCGGCTGCTCTGTCGTTCCCATAGGGAGTTCAAACCGAGGactgtttttcaaaagaaaaaggacATATGCGTATGGAAAGAGAGGGAGATCAAactgataaaaaaagaaatccactATTAGAATCTAATTCTCCCAGGAATACTTTTACGCTTAGCTTCAGAAATAAAATCTTCTCCAAAACATGCTTCATAGGTACAGAAACTCTTGTAATCAGCTAAGCATTAAAGAGGGTCAATGAGGGATAGCGTGAAACTTAAGCTTGACATTttgggaagatttttttaaagggcaCACACTTACGTGGTTTAATATCAGGTGGGGAATTTTAGGGCAGATCTGGGAAATACTCACTGCATGAATTTGCACGCAGGGCCTTCTGGACAGAAGCCTACCAAGTAATTCACACAAATAACACGccttgtgtgtctgtgtctgcagAGAGGACCTGCAACATAAAATGCAAGGCAAACTGAGATTTCTTAAGTTTTCAAAACAGCAAGAATGGCCCAAATTCAGACAATTATCTCTTTAACTACAATTAAGTTCTTCTTCAAAAGGGAAGATAAGTTTTCAAGGAGCCAAATGTCAGTTCAGAGGCTTTTGCAAGGTTGGCCCTGTTGCTTGAGAAGTCTGTATCTAAGGCAGCACAGCTATCAACAGTCACAAGTTGAATACCTTACCGTGTTTACAGAAACCTCGGTCGTACCAAGGGCAGTCTTTGATTTTAGATTCTGGGTCGATGTGCAAGAATGGACACTCCTTGTTGCTGCATTCTCCTGCAACAGACAGTCACTAGCTTCAGCCCACCAAGCCGTCAATGCAATTTCAAGAACAGTTGGAAAGTGTTAAGAAAGTCACGTGTTTCCTTATGACCATCACCTACACCTTTCACCATCAGCCTTTTGAAATATAACATTGAATGTGCTAAGCTTGCACGTATACACATTCCAGAGCAGGAGTGTAAAGAAACTGGTAATTTAAACATTAAGAATCGTATCAAAAAGTGAAAGCAAGCACGCTATCAGGGCACGACTGACTGCACACCAATCATTTGCTCTATTAATATTCAAAATACCTAATCAAAATGTCACCAAGGGGTAGCATAGAGTAATAGCCAACAGACCAACTTACAAACCAATGCATGTCTGGTCACAATCTCATTTCTTCTCATTTCTTCAGCTCAAGTCACTGAAATTTGAGATTGTAAAACTCATTGTTTTACAATCTGTTTCCCAGAACAATGGATGAAATGGATTCCACTGTGATACActacagaacacacacacacgcagcaaAAGTCAAGATTAAATAGCAGCCATTCATTATTACATTTGCCCTTACCGTATTTTGAATAGAAGTAACATTCTGGCATCTTAGTCATGTCATACTCGTGCAAGAATTCACACTGGTCTCCTTTTTTGCACAGGCCTCGTAACCAGTGTTTACAAACCACTGTCTTTTCACCACTGATGTGCCGAAAGGGACACATCCCCCCTGCcgggaaaaataaatatatataaaatactgcAAAGAATGCTTCTACACTATAATGCTGCTTTAATTTGCAGACTTAAAAGACAAGGGACTAACTAATCTACGTATTTTTAAATCTTATAAGGTATTTATTCAGTAAATCCAGCCTCTCTACAATAGTGTCTTCTACGCCAATATAATGACCACGAGTTACCATGTTTTAAGACTTAACTTATGCTATGACATCTTGACATACGATTTGTATTCTGACAGCTCAACGTGTAaaccaagattttaaaaattaggctCTGAATGTAGGCAAAGAAAAGGATTTTTCATGCTcaatttctcctccctcctcataAAACATGATTAGTTTCCGTAACTTGAAAACTGGCTAGATATATAAACAAATGTATTTCCAATATATCTGCAGTTGCAGCTTACCTTTCCCACacgctgcctttaaaaaaaaatcacagacggCAGCACCGGACTCTGTGAAGAAAAGAAGCACAAGGAAGGTCTCAATATCGCTGAATAGCTGAATattaaatacagaatagaatagagtagagtagagtagagtagagtagagtagagtagagtagagtagagtagaattttttattggccaagtgtgactggacacacaagggatctgtcttggtgcatatgctctcagtgtacataaaagaaaaaataccttcatcaagaatcataaggtacaacacttaatgatagtcttagtgtacaaataagcaatcaggaaacaatatcaatataaattgtaaggatacaagcaacaaggttatcgTCATATGTGGGaggaggtaataggaaggatgagaagaataatggtagaatagaataggaaataggaaattagaagagaagagaggataggataggataggataggataaagaatagaatagaatggaatggaataaaattagaatagaatagaatagaatagaatagaatagaatagaatagaatagaatagaatagaatagaatagaatagaatagaatagaatagaatagaatagaatagaatagaatagaatagaatagaatattctttattggccaagtgtgattggacacacaaggaatttgtcttggtgcatatgctctcagtgtacataaaagaaaagataccttcatcaaggtatggaatagaatagaatagaatagaatagaataatagaatagaatagaatagaatagaatagaatagaatagaatagaataatatataaagtagaatggaatgggaatgggaatgggaatggaatggaatagagaaaataatggaaaggaatagaatagaatggaatagaatattttattggccaagtgtgattggaaacacaaggaatttgtctttggtgcagatgctctcagtgtacataaaagaaaagataccttcatcaaggtatggaatagaatagaatagaataatatataaagtagaatggaatgggaatgggaatggaatggaatagagaaaataatggaaaggaatagaatagaatggaatagaatattttattggccaagtgtgattggacacacaaggaatttgtcttaggtgcagatgctctcagtgtacataaggagaataaaatacattcatcaagaataaaaagatacaacacttagtgatagtcatagggtacaaataagcaatcaggaaacaatatcaatatcaatatattaaATACAGATTAATGAGATTTTCAATGATCAggcttgggggaggggagaggggaggaggcctctggaggagcccccccccccttcatcaCGTACTGTCCATGCCCGGGAAGGGCAGCGGCTGCGCGCCCAGCTGTTGCTCCACCGCGATCTCCAAGTCGAACTTGATGTGGTCCACGTTGGCGATCAGTTCCTGCATGGCGGCGGCAAGGGAGGCCGCGAGAAGCCGGCCGAGAGACGGGatcgggggggaaaaaaggatccGCCGCCTCGCCGGCAGCgctgagggaaggaaaaagaggcgtgggggaggggaaggagggatgggaggagaaggaggcgcgCGCGCCGCCCGGGCGGGCCAATCGGAACGCGGCCCCGCGCGCAAGGCAGGCTGGGAATCCCGTCGCGTCGCGTCGGCTGGGGCTGCGCGCAAAGCAGGCTGGGAGTCGCGTCCGTTGTCGCGTCGACCCTCGCGTTTAGGGGCCAATGGAGGAGCGGAGGTGGGTTTTTTCCTCTCGGGCTGCGGCCCAATCCGAAGGAGGCCCTTTCTGATTGGGCgatggaggggggaagggaagtgAAGCGGACCTATCCAGGCGCACGCCTACGGAGGGCGTCCCGCCCTGAGGAGAAGCTCCGCCCCTTTAGTGGGCGGGGAGAGCGGGAGATGGACAGGAGTGCGCGTGGTGGttgtggggggcggggagggaacGGTTGGAAGGCTGGCTGGGCCGCTCCGAAaggatttttttcaaattataatACTCTTTAATTATTCCATCTGCTTATTAATCTAATTTCTGTCCCGCCTTTCCTTCAGGAGCTCGTGCCTGAGCgcttctccctcccttttgcgtctctctccccctcaacaacaaccctgcaaggtagGCTGCTGGGTCAGGGATAGAGAGAAAGAAGGCGCGAAGCCTCCCAAGTTGCTTCTGGactccaacattggaggcttttaaggacagccatttgtctgcaatggtacagggtctcctacttgagcaggggctggagtagatgacctccaaggtcccttccagctctatcccgATTGATTGATTAGTCAGTGGAAGTTATGGGCGCTCCATCCCTcttggcttttaagaagagactggacagccacttgtctgaagtggtacagggtcttctgcttgaacagCGGGGTGGATTAGAAGGTCTCAAatatcccttccagctttattctgattcttCCCCTCAGGAGTTTAGAAGAAGCTggattaaaaaaatctgatttaaatgccTTTAAAGGTTTTCATTTAATCattaatttaatgttttattttatttgtaggaTGGTTCCTGCAAAATGCATCCTTGCTACTTCGGACGATTTTCCCAGGAAAGCAGGTGATGCAGGCTTTTAAGCTGCAATCCTAATTCCTTGGATCTGGATTTCAGTTCATTCATCTGGagataagaagaaaaagagagagagaaaggcgaaATTATGACGGTTTCTCCACAGATGTGCCGGggcttctctgcactgtttaccCAAAGAGGGTCGGTCTGTCCTTGGCTTTGTTCCGTACCCCGTTTGAGAGGCATtcctggaagaaaaaaatggataccGCCTCCAAGCCCACAACCCACAGCTCTTCTGAACCGGAGGCTGATTAGCACGTCCCTGTCAGTCTATAAATTACacaacagagatttggaggagatGATGAGATCGTCGGAAGCACTTTCTaaagatgaggaagaagaggagaaatttGATGCTGATGAAAGCTTTGGGTTGTTAACTCAGAAATATCCTCCCAAGCCTTTTTCTCAGGCGGCGGCAATGGCTGATTTTCACAATGTACGGCTCCAcaccaaagaagaggaggaggaggaagaggaggaggagctacAAATAAAACCCAGATGGGGTCGAAGGAATACCCCATACTGGTATTTTTTGCAGTGCAAAGCATTGATTAAGCAAAATAAGGTCATTATCTTGGCTATGTTCTCctgcgttttttttttttttaaatggggatgGAGGGCATAAtgaatggccttgaaggacaaAGGAAGATCTATTTGCTTATTGATTTATTagttttttaatcccaccttcattattttaaaagcgGCTCAAGGTGACAAAGCgttcctaatactccttccttctattttgtccccaaaatgtagtcatgtgacctcatgtttgtgtgtgtgcgtgtgtgtgcagtGAGTGGTGccctggcctagaggtggag includes the following:
- the CPSF4 gene encoding cleavage and polyadenylation specificity factor subunit 4, yielding MQELIANVDHIKFDLEIAVEQQLGAQPLPFPGMDKSGAAVCDFFLKAACGKGGMCPFRHISGEKTVVCKHWLRGLCKKGDQCEFLHEYDMTKMPECYFYSKYGECSNKECPFLHIDPESKIKDCPWYDRGFCKHGPLCRHRHTRRVICVNYLVGFCPEGPACKFMHPRFELPMGTTEQPPLPPPTQPQQKQNNNAPLQRSSSLIQLTSQKSSPNQQRTPQVIGVMQSQNNSIGNRGPRPLEQVTCYKCGEKGHYANRCTKGHLAFLSGQ